The Nitrososphaerota archaeon genome has a window encoding:
- a CDS encoding DNA-binding protein → MKIVELKDGMRRVDVEGTILDKSEPRTVNLRAGGRATVVECTIKDDSGSIKLSLWDDLIDKVNVGDTVRVENGYVNSFRGELRLNVGRYGRLYVTG, encoded by the coding sequence TTGAAGATAGTCGAACTTAAGGATGGTATGCGTAGAGTGGACGTAGAGGGGACGATCTTAGATAAGAGTGAACCTCGAACTGTAAATCTAAGAGCAGGTGGGCGGGCTACTGTTGTGGAGTGTACGATCAAAGATGATTCAGGCTCAATAAAGCTGAGCCTCTGGGATGATCTTATTGATAAGGTCAATGTAGGTGATACAGTAAGGGTAGAAAATGGCTACGTCAACTCGTTCAGAGGAGAACTCAGACTTAACGTAGGCAGATATGGCAGATTATATGTAACAGGCTAA